The stretch of DNA AAGACCGCCGGGCTGCCGTTGCGGAGCGGGCCGCTCAGGATGTCGGGCGTGTTGGGCCAGAAGTTGGGGCGCATGTAGTCGGACGCCGGGCCCTGGGCCACCTCGATCGCGTATTCGGCCAGTTCCTGCTTGCCCACCCGCCACGTGAAGTAGGTGTAGCTCTGGCTGAAGCCGACCTCGGCCAGCCGCGCCATCATCTTCGGGTGGGTGAAAGCCTCGGCAAGAAACAGCACCTCGGGGTGCTTGGCCTGGACCTTGCGGATCATCCACGCCCAGAAGGCGAGCGGCTTCGTGTGCGGGTTGTCGACCCGGAAGAACTTGATCCCCCGCTCTACCCAGAACTCGATTATGTCCCGGCACGCCCGCCAGAGCGCCTCCCGGTCCTCGTCCCTGGTGGGCCAGAAGATGATCGGGTAGATGTCCTGGTACTTCTTCGGAGGGTTCTCGGCGAACTTGATGGTCCCGTCCGGACGGTGGTGGAACCACTCGGGGTGCTCTTTGACCCAGGGGTGGTCGGGCGAACACTGCAGGGCGTAGTCGATCGAGATCTCCATCCCGAGGGAGTTGGCCTCCTCGACCATCTTGGCAAAGTCCTCGAAGGTGCCGAGGCTCGGCTCGATGGCGGTGTGACCCCCCAGTTCGGAGCCGATGGCCCACGGGCTGCCGACGTCGTCCGGCTCGGGCGTGGTGGTGTTGTTCTTACCCTTTCGGTCGGTGACGCCGATCGGGTGGATGGGCGGCAGGTAGATCACGTCGAAGCCCTGGTCGGCCAGGGCGGCCAGGCGTTTGGTGGTGCCCTCGAACCCTCCGTTCGAGCGGGGGAACAGCTCGTACCAGGCGCTGAACTGCGCCCGCGGGCGGTCGGCCCAAAGGGGCATCTGCGGCGAGGTGCTGAGGTCCCGCTTCACGGGAGTCGCCTGCAGTGCAGGCAGAACCTCCGGGACCTCCACGGCGGCCAGGCGGTTCTCGACCGGCAGGTACTTGTTCCGCAGGATCTCGGCCGCCTGCTCAAAGGGGGGCCGGGCCCTGGCTTTGACCGTGGCGGCGGCCTGCTCGACCAGCAGGGCCCCCTCCTCCAGCTCGACACTGATGTCCTGGCCGGCCTGGTGCTTCAGCAGGGCGCCCTTGCGCCAGGTGGCGTAGGTGTCGGTCCAGGCCTGGACGATGAATTCGTGGAGTCCCATGTCGTCCGCGGTGACGATCCCCTCCCAGCGGTGGTTGGGGAGTTGGGTCATCGGCGCCGTCTGCCATGCCTTCGAGCCCTTCGGGCGCCAGGCGACCTGCGCGGCCAGGAGGTCGTGGCCGTCGCGAAAGATGTCGGCCGAGACCGTTACTCGCTGTCCGGTGACTGTCTTGGCAGGAAAGCCCTCAGGCGTGCGCGGTCGAATATTTTCGATGGCAATGGGATTGATCACCTCTTATTCCTACCACCTGCAGGCAAAGCCAATGCATGAACAGCCCCATTACGCCCCGAAGGTTTCTTTGCATCGCCTGCTTCCCTGCTCCGGCCGCTACGACCGAGGGCCGGACCCGCCTTAGGTCCGGCCCCTCGTCGTTGACTAACCGCAGGGTTTTGAGGGCGCTGCCGCGCAGTAGCCGTTCACCGTGTACTTGTCGGTGGCGAACTTGTGGCCGGCCGCCCAATCGAAGTAGTTGTAGATGAGCCTGACCGGGTTCAGCGCAAAGTCGCCCTTGGGGTTGACGCTTCGGTCGTCCCCGTCGTCCCAACCCCAGGGAGCGTGGGCCGCGTTGGCCGTGCCGTCATCGCCCCGGAAAGTCCCATAGCCGGCGAAGGTGGTGGTGATCGAAGGGTTGTTCAGCTGCGTCACCTGGTGCGCCCAGAGGCCGTTCGTCGCGAAAATGTTGACCAGCTTGTAGGTGGCGGTTTGGTTGGCGCTCGTCGGCTCCTGAGCCGTGGTTCCCGGGTTGTAGATGATGCCGTCGCCTCCGGGAAATCCTTCACCGTTCCACGCCTTGATGCCGTGGCCCTGCGCCTGCTGGAAGGTGGTGGGACGGTTGTGGCCGCCGTACGACTTCATCCGTATCGTGCCGTCGATGTTCTCGTACTGCGAACTCTTGAAATCGGATCCGGAGGGCGTGTAGGAGTAGAAGTCGTTGTGGTAGACGGTGATCATCGACTGCAGCTTTCCGTAGGTGGTGCCGTTCTTACTGACCGTCAGCAAGATGCCCTCCATGTCGTTCTCGTGCTCCATCG from Actinomycetota bacterium encodes:
- a CDS encoding alpha-1,4-glucan--maltose-1-phosphate maltosyltransferase, with the translated sequence MINPIAIENIRPRTPEGFPAKTVTGQRVTVSADIFRDGHDLLAAQVAWRPKGSKAWQTAPMTQLPNHRWEGIVTADDMGLHEFIVQAWTDTYATWRKGALLKHQAGQDISVELEEGALLVEQAAATVKARARPPFEQAAEILRNKYLPVENRLAAVEVPEVLPALQATPVKRDLSTSPQMPLWADRPRAQFSAWYELFPRSNGGFEGTTKRLAALADQGFDVIYLPPIHPIGVTDRKGKNNTTTPEPDDVGSPWAIGSELGGHTAIEPSLGTFEDFAKMVEEANSLGMEISIDYALQCSPDHPWVKEHPEWFHHRPDGTIKFAENPPKKYQDIYPIIFWPTRDEDREALWRACRDIIEFWVERGIKFFRVDNPHTKPLAFWAWMIRKVQAKHPEVLFLAEAFTHPKMMARLAEVGFSQSYTYFTWRVGKQELAEYAIEVAQGPASDYMRPNFWPNTPDILSGPLRNGSPAVFRLRLLLAATMSSNYGIYSGYELYENLPARDTDEEYLNSEKYEIRERDYDAPGSLVPLITRLNAVRREHPALQQLRKITMHETGNPNLLAYSKTSDDGSDVVLVVVNLDTVRWQEATLTLDLGALGVDSFHPYTVQDLLTGAAYEWRGGHPYVRLDPADAPAHVLSVTQGPAH